A stretch of Carnobacterium iners DNA encodes these proteins:
- a CDS encoding Crp/Fnr family transcriptional regulator — MSKSVQLFDGLSDKQIKDILNPILARKYKKNHILIFEEDPIDRVYIVKSGTLKIYRTYEDKEIILDFVKKHEVIGEVELFSKSPALSSVEVTEDAEIYHLSQVDFIALIYKNKTILENIFRIHHQRFETLNKQIRNLTFYSVHTRVCRVLLDFLENNETSNDFTIKNINQSTIASMIGVTRESVSKAFKDLQDERILSLQPKTITILDRDKLKEYANFD, encoded by the coding sequence ATGAGTAAAAGTGTTCAGCTATTTGATGGTCTCTCAGATAAGCAAATTAAGGATATCCTAAACCCCATCCTAGCTCGGAAATATAAAAAAAATCATATTCTTATTTTTGAAGAAGATCCTATTGATCGAGTCTATATTGTAAAAAGTGGTACGTTAAAAATTTATCGAACATATGAAGATAAAGAAATCATCCTTGACTTCGTAAAAAAACATGAAGTGATAGGGGAAGTTGAACTTTTTTCCAAAAGTCCTGCTCTCTCTTCTGTTGAGGTCACTGAAGATGCCGAAATTTATCACCTTTCTCAGGTTGATTTTATTGCCTTGATTTATAAAAATAAAACAATACTAGAAAATATCTTTCGTATTCATCATCAGCGTTTTGAAACGTTGAATAAACAAATAAGAAATCTAACTTTCTATAGTGTTCATACTCGCGTTTGTCGTGTATTATTGGATTTTCTTGAAAATAACGAAACGTCCAACGATTTTACGATAAAAAATATTAACCAAAGCACGATTGCTAGTATGATTGGTGTAACACGAGAATCTGTCTCCAAAGCATTTAAAGATTTGCAAGATGAACGTATCCTCTCACTACAACCAAAAACAATAACTATTCTTGATAGAGATAAATTAAAGGAATATGCAAATTTTGATTAA
- the deoB gene encoding phosphopentomutase, whose amino-acid sequence MKSKRIHLIVLDSVGIGEALDAAAFNDTGSHTLGHIAESMELALPNLAKMGLGNIEDLKGIEKVAKSEAYWTKLAEKSVGKDTMTGHWEIAGLQIDTPFRVFPNGFPDELLEKITAYSGRKVIGNKPASGTGILDELGEEQMKTGALIVYTSADPVLQIAAHEGIIPLEELYDICAHVREITKEDPYMIGRIIARPYLGEPGSFKRTANRHDYALSPFGLTVLDSLKDNGKDVIAVGKISDIFNGHGITEAVRTKSNMDGVDQLLKVMEQPFEGLSFTNLVDFDALYGHRRDTKGYGDALMDFDKRLPEILERLKVDDLLMITADHGNDPTAPGTDHTREYVPLLAYSKQFKQPQELKTAKHFSDIGATIAANFDLPAIENGESFLAELN is encoded by the coding sequence ATGAAAAGTAAACGAATTCATTTAATCGTGTTAGATTCAGTAGGAATTGGTGAAGCGCTTGATGCTGCAGCTTTCAATGATACAGGCTCACACACGCTAGGACATATCGCTGAATCAATGGAATTAGCGTTACCAAATCTAGCGAAAATGGGATTAGGTAACATTGAAGACTTGAAAGGCATCGAAAAAGTAGCAAAAAGTGAAGCCTATTGGACAAAATTAGCTGAAAAAAGTGTCGGAAAAGATACAATGACGGGACATTGGGAGATAGCCGGTTTACAAATTGATACACCATTTAGAGTTTTTCCAAATGGTTTCCCAGATGAGTTGCTAGAAAAGATTACAGCATATTCAGGAAGAAAAGTTATTGGCAATAAACCAGCATCTGGAACGGGTATTCTAGATGAACTTGGTGAAGAACAAATGAAGACTGGCGCTTTAATCGTTTACACATCAGCAGATCCTGTTCTTCAAATTGCAGCTCATGAAGGAATTATTCCATTAGAAGAGTTATACGATATCTGCGCGCATGTTCGAGAGATTACGAAAGAAGATCCTTATATGATAGGAAGAATTATTGCTCGTCCTTATCTTGGAGAGCCTGGTTCATTTAAACGCACAGCTAACCGCCATGATTACGCGCTAAGTCCATTTGGATTGACCGTGTTAGATAGCTTGAAAGACAATGGCAAAGACGTTATTGCAGTTGGTAAGATTAGTGACATTTTTAATGGACACGGTATTACCGAAGCTGTTCGAACAAAAAGCAATATGGACGGCGTAGATCAATTACTAAAAGTGATGGAACAACCTTTTGAAGGCTTATCTTTTACAAACTTAGTTGATTTTGACGCTCTTTATGGCCATCGTAGAGATACAAAAGGTTACGGCGATGCATTGATGGATTTTGATAAACGCTTACCAGAAATTCTGGAAAGACTAAAAGTAGATGACTTGTTAATGATTACAGCAGATCATGGAAATGATCCAACTGCTCCAGGAACAGACCATACTCGTGAGTACGTTCCATTACTTGCTTATTCAAAACAATTTAAGCAACCACAAGAATTAAAAACAGCCAAACATTTTTCAGATATTGGTGCAACGATTGCAGCTAACTTTGATTTACCAGCAATCGAAAATGGTGAAAGTTTCTTAGCAGAATTAAATTAA
- a CDS encoding BMP family lipoprotein, which translates to MKKSTIKTIGFALLSMTVLAACGNDDAATEGSDKSAEKEFKLGMVTDLGSVNDKSFNQSAWEGLQQLEKDKGFEVKYLEPKADSEVEPSLLQFVNSKTDLTWATSSTLADAVTTIAGNNPDAKLGILDAEVEGIDNVVSVSFKENEGAFLAGVVAASMTETDKIGFVGGMEIPVIQRFHAGFEAGVKAVNPDAQVVVNYVGVFNRVDMGKSAASTMYNDGVDIIFHAAGGTGNGVFNEAQERFDNGEKVWVIGVDKDQSLEFGDDITLTSMMKNVDRAVYEISEKTADGNFPGGEVVRLGLAEDGVGLATTSDKNVPKDVLDLVEDYKTKIISGDIIVPEKP; encoded by the coding sequence ATGAAAAAATCAACTATCAAAACTATTGGGTTCGCTTTACTTTCAATGACAGTGCTAGCAGCTTGCGGAAATGATGATGCAGCTACAGAAGGCAGCGACAAAAGTGCTGAAAAAGAATTTAAATTAGGTATGGTAACTGACTTAGGAAGTGTAAACGACAAATCATTTAACCAAAGTGCTTGGGAAGGTTTACAACAATTAGAAAAAGATAAAGGATTTGAAGTGAAATACCTTGAGCCTAAAGCAGACTCAGAGGTAGAGCCAAGTTTATTGCAATTTGTTAACAGCAAAACAGATTTAACATGGGCAACATCATCAACATTAGCTGATGCTGTAACGACAATTGCTGGCAACAATCCAGATGCAAAATTAGGGATTTTGGATGCAGAAGTAGAAGGAATTGATAACGTTGTTTCCGTTTCATTTAAAGAAAATGAAGGAGCATTCTTAGCAGGGGTCGTTGCAGCTAGTATGACTGAAACAGACAAAATTGGTTTTGTTGGCGGAATGGAAATTCCAGTTATTCAACGTTTTCATGCAGGATTTGAAGCAGGAGTTAAAGCAGTTAATCCAGATGCACAGGTTGTTGTAAACTATGTTGGTGTCTTCAATCGTGTAGATATGGGTAAATCGGCTGCTTCAACAATGTATAACGATGGCGTAGATATCATCTTCCACGCTGCAGGTGGAACTGGAAATGGTGTCTTCAACGAAGCACAAGAGCGTTTTGATAATGGTGAAAAAGTTTGGGTTATCGGTGTAGATAAAGACCAATCACTAGAATTTGGTGATGACATTACGTTAACTTCTATGATGAAAAATGTAGACAGAGCTGTTTATGAAATCTCTGAAAAAACAGCAGATGGAAACTTCCCAGGTGGAGAAGTTGTTCGCTTAGGTTTAGCTGAAGACGGTGTTGGCCTAGCAACAACATCAGATAAAAATGTACCAAAAGACGTATTAGATCTTGTAGAAGACTACAAAACAAAAATTATTTCTGGAGATATTATAGTTCCTGAAAAACCATAA
- a CDS encoding ABC transporter ATP-binding protein, giving the protein MEQKRVEKVLELKHITKKFGNFVANDDVSLTVRRGEIHALLGENGAGKSTLMNVVFGMYQPEEGSISVYENKTKIENPNHAIHLGIGMVHQHFKLIENFTVTENIIIGMEPKDGVRLNMKAAVKEVQKISEKYGLKVDPNSKIEDLPVGMQQKVEILKCLYRGANLLIFDEPTAVLTPDEIGELLQVMQKLVAEGKSIILITHKLNEIMKVADKCTIIRKGKYIATVDIKDSNKEELAEMMIGKNISREIDKEAYSPKQNVLEIKNLTMLGSSKKKVLNNINLTVAAGEIVGIAGVDGNGQMELAEAIIKMRDFEEGDILINGVSQKDKSTREIYESGVSYVPADRHKHGLVLENDIAENLILIEYYKEKYNQGIKLNKALMYEEARTAMENYDIRAENEYTIVRGMSGGNQQKVILSREISRDPELLIIVQPTRGLDIGAIDFIHRQVVRLRDKGVAVLLISFELEEILTLSDRIDIIFDGQIVGQTKPTETNDRELGLMMAGKGSGDE; this is encoded by the coding sequence ATGGAGCAAAAACGAGTTGAAAAAGTATTAGAATTGAAACATATTACAAAAAAATTCGGAAATTTTGTTGCTAATGATGACGTTTCGTTGACTGTAAGACGTGGAGAAATTCACGCCTTACTCGGCGAAAATGGTGCAGGGAAATCGACTTTAATGAATGTTGTGTTTGGGATGTATCAACCTGAAGAAGGCAGTATCTCAGTTTACGAAAACAAAACGAAAATTGAAAATCCAAACCATGCGATTCATTTAGGTATTGGGATGGTTCATCAACATTTCAAACTAATAGAAAATTTTACTGTGACAGAAAATATCATTATTGGTATGGAACCAAAAGACGGTGTTCGCTTAAATATGAAAGCGGCGGTTAAAGAAGTTCAAAAAATTTCTGAAAAATATGGTTTAAAAGTAGATCCGAATAGTAAAATTGAAGATTTACCAGTGGGTATGCAGCAAAAAGTTGAAATTTTAAAATGTTTGTACCGTGGAGCGAACTTATTGATTTTTGATGAGCCGACAGCCGTGTTAACACCAGATGAAATTGGCGAATTATTGCAAGTGATGCAAAAATTAGTAGCAGAAGGTAAATCTATTATTTTAATCACACATAAGTTAAATGAAATCATGAAAGTAGCAGATAAATGTACCATTATTCGTAAAGGAAAATACATTGCTACGGTTGATATAAAGGACTCAAACAAAGAAGAACTTGCAGAGATGATGATTGGTAAAAATATTTCACGTGAGATCGATAAAGAAGCCTATAGTCCTAAACAAAATGTATTAGAAATCAAAAATCTGACGATGTTAGGTTCAAGCAAAAAGAAAGTATTAAATAATATTAATTTAACGGTTGCCGCTGGTGAGATTGTTGGGATTGCTGGTGTCGATGGAAACGGTCAGATGGAACTAGCTGAAGCAATTATAAAAATGCGTGATTTTGAAGAGGGCGATATTCTAATTAACGGTGTATCTCAAAAAGATAAATCGACTCGTGAAATTTATGAGTCTGGTGTTAGTTACGTGCCAGCCGATAGACACAAGCATGGTTTAGTATTAGAGAATGATATTGCAGAAAATTTGATTTTAATTGAATACTACAAAGAAAAATACAATCAAGGAATTAAATTAAATAAAGCGTTAATGTATGAAGAAGCAAGAACAGCGATGGAAAACTACGATATTCGTGCTGAAAATGAGTACACAATCGTACGTGGCATGTCAGGTGGAAATCAACAAAAGGTTATTTTATCAAGAGAAATTAGTCGTGATCCAGAACTTTTAATTATTGTCCAACCAACACGCGGACTAGATATTGGTGCTATTGACTTTATTCATCGTCAAGTTGTTCGTTTACGTGATAAAGGTGTTGCTGTGTTGCTTATTTCTTTTGAATTAGAAGAAATATTAACGTTATCAGATAGAATTGATATTATTTTTGATGGTCAAATCGTTGGACAAACAAAACCAACTGAAACAAACGATAGAGAATTAGGTCTAATGATGGCTGGTAAAGGATCGGGTGATGAATGA